The genomic region TTCATTTCTgcaatctcatttttaatttccaagagctcCTGAGTACTCTTTATAATAACCtcccttttggggcgcctgggtggctcagtcggttaagtgtccgacttcggctcaggtcatgagctcgcggtccgtgggttcgagccccgcgtcgggctctgtgccgacagctcggagcctggagcctgcttcgggttctgtgtctccctctctctctgcccctcccccattcatgctctgtctctctctgtctcaaaaataaataaacattacaatagCCTCCCTTTCTTACCTCCTGGATGTAATATCTTTGTTTATGTCCCTGAAGATAATGATTAAAGCTGATTTGAATTTTTCTGATACCACCTGCACGGTCCCTATCTTTtctgagttctttttctttccccgtTTTTTGCTGTCTCTCTTTTACGTGAGAGATTTCTCTCAACTGTCTGGCAATTATCTGTTGTCCTTTGATATTTGTCGTGTCAGGGGTGAGCGGGAAAGCTGAGGGTTTATCAAACGCAGACCCTGTCACCAGGGCCCCTAAATGTCAGTTTCCGCTTCTCCCAGGGGATTCCTCCAGTCTTCCACTGGGCTGTGGGCCTCTGCCCACGCTCCAGAAGCTGGGCTGGAGGGCTGTGCAGGGGGTCTCAAGGTTTGAGTATGAGGACCCTCCCCTGGCCTGCAGGCTACGCAGCCCCACCCACTGAATAGGGCCAAGTGAAGACCTACCACTTGCTAGTTGCCACAGATGCCTGAAAACCCACTTAACGGGCACTGGGTCTGCTGGGGAAGGGTGATGCAGCGACAGCCCCAGATGGAGGTCACCAGCCCCAGCTGTGTGGCTTTTTCTGCAGCCAGATCCTCTGGACAGGCATTCCCACAGACCCACTCTTAAACCTCTTCGCCAACGCCCCCCGTGCCAGGCCCCCAGTCTTGGCCTCTTCCAAATTCCTGGGATCTCCCGGGGCCTCAGGGCCATCTCAGCGGGTCCCGAAGGAACCACGTGCCCGGGGACAGTGCCGTTTGGCACACCACCCCTGTCTTGGTGTTCCGATGGGCGACCCAGACTGGTCCTCGTGGTCAAGTGGCCGGGCTCCCCCAGGGCTCAGAACGGCCAGGAGCGGCTCCTCAAAAGGAGGATGTGTAGGCTCCTGTTTTCTCCCTGCAAGATGCTTCTCCGCTTGGCTTTAAGTGCCTGAGGAAGAGGCTTCCAGCTGGCTGGGGTCCCCGGTCTCCAGAAAGACGAGAGGCTGGGAACACAACAGACAGTGGCCAGACCACAGGGGAAAACAGAACTCTGACCCCGCGACCCGCCGCAGCCCGCCCAGAAAACCAACCTCTTGTCTGCAATAACCAGCCAGGAAGCCGGCAGCCGTGGGGCGCGCCTGCGGGAAGTCAGACTGCTAGCTCTAGGGGACAACGCAGGAAGCCAGGCAGCGAGCCTGGTGACAATTGCCCGGAATGTCCAGGACTTCATTCACAAGTGATAGCTtccccagtttttattttttcctacttaagACCAACCAGAAAAAGccacctctgctccccccccgcccccagttcTACCGAGCCCGCTCACTGCTTCCCCAGGCCAGCAGCCTCCATTCAGGGCACACCCGAAGCCTCCCTTTATCCCCGCGCGaagccctccctctcccctgcctgctgaGTCTCTGCCAAACACAAGTGAGCAGCCAACCCCCTCGCCAGCAAGTCTGAGTGAAGAGCACTGCTCACTCCCATTTGCTGCTCGAGAAGGCAGCTAGGCCCATGGCTCCCAGAAGAGGAACGTAAGGTGCTGATGTGGAGGAAAAAGGAGGGCAGACAGGTCTCCGTCGGTCCACGGGGCCGGGCTCTTCAGGATGCAGAGGACAAGATGTGCGAGGGCAATGTGCTGCCCGAGGAAGGGCGGAAGGAGCGGGCCCGGCCTAGCTCTGAAATCCCCCTGGGCTCTTCCCCCCCATCGGTGGCCAAATCACCCAGCCAGGCCCAGGTGCTGCCCCGCAGGAGCACCATCAGTTGTGCCCACGGTCCTCGGACAGGGCCCACCTATCTGTGCCACCTTCCGGCCTGCTGCCGAATGTCCACGCCAAGGAGAGGGCTGGGCCCTTCAGCTTCCAGAGGCTTCCCTTAGCCCAGGGTCTTCCTCCACCACCAAATGAGGGGATTCTAGCTGACCGTCACTGACCGCTCTCAGGGTCCGGTCTGGGGGAGCCAGAGGGGCCTGGTTTCagcgtggggcgggggggggggtagtccCACGGCCCTCTCTCTGAACCCCTCCCCGATCCCCTGCAGAGGCAGGATGACGCTGGGAGCTGACCGGATTCCCTTAGCCTGAGAACAAAGGAGGGATCAGACAGGATGGGTCAGATTATGCTGTAGTAACAACAGCTCTAAAATGCCAGCAGCGTAAAACCGCAGGGTCGTTGCTCAATCACATCACGTGTTCGCCACACTTTAGCGGGGGCTCCGCTCCACGTCGTCCTTACACGGGGCCCAGGCTGCCATCACCtgtcctggaggctggggaggacAGCGCTGGGATCTCGCAGGGGCAGCGGCCGCCCCGGGACTGATTTGCCCACCCTGCGCCCAGCCCACCAGCGACTGGAATGCGTCAGAGGTCCCTCCCCCTGGCACGGGTCGTTTTCGCCTGTCACTCTCTGCCCGGGGAATGTGGATGGTGAGACAAGGAGGTGGGAGAGCCAGCGGATCGCACAGGGTTGCTCCTGTGTCCGAGACGCAGGGGGGAGCCGGGAGGGCCCCCCCGGAACAGCAGtgactgcccctcctcccactgacCCAGCCTGGGCCGCACACAGCTACTCAGCTCCTACCCTcagcccccttccccaggggccCCTCCGCTCCTGGGCTCCGCTGCCCCCGGTGGAGGCCCTGTGGCAGGTGGCCCTGCTGAAACCAGAAAGCATTTTATATTAAGTgagcctcttctctctctctagacTGTGGGCATCTCCGGGGCAGAAACCGTAGTTcatttctcttactgctttttttttattttttcggTCTCTTTATTCCTGTTCCTGGAGCTCAGCAGACTGGGTTGAAGGCCCTAAGAAGATACACCCATGTGTTTTAGGACTCAAGCGTCCTAGCTGGctgccccatccctccctcaAACCTGACTGTTGAGGATGTGAGAGCCCCTCCGCAGGAAACTGAATGCTCGCAGCAATGCTTCTCGCTTGGAAATTTTATTGGTCCCCAGGAAAGGGAGGCAGgcagcccccacctcccgccGAGGGTGCTGCAAACTCTCACTGCTTCCCGTTGCCGTTGATGGGACGGTTCACGTGCTCAGGGGAGGCCAGGAAGGCCTTGAGCTTGGGCCGGGCGCTGAGGCGCGCCACATAGGccgagagcagggggagggagtcCAGGCAGCCGGGGGCCAGGACCTGGTGAATCAGCAGCAGGTCCAGCAGGTTGTAGTCCGCGAAGGAGATCTGCAGGGCAGGGGGCAAGGGACTCAGCAGGCGGGAGCGTGGGAGCCAGGGAGTCTGAGCCGTTCCCTAAGTCCGCCCCGTTCTGCTGAGCCACGGGTTCCTGAGTTCCCTCTGCGCCTGTTTCCCCTCCGCCAGAAGGGGATGGTGCAGGGGGGCAGGACAGAGCCAGACGCTCACCTGGTCGCCCACGATGAAGGCCTGGCCCCCCTGGTTCTGGGACAGCAGCGTCTCGAAAGGCTTCAGGTGCTCCGGCAGTGCCTTCACATATTCCTTCTTGCCTGCCTCCTGCCAGAAAGACACCACCGCGCGTTACCCTCCTGACCCCCACGCTGCTGcccaccccagcctctgccccagccctgagaCGCCCCCTTCCTTTTGCCCTATTTCGTGAATCACCACCCGCCCAGGCCGGAGCCCCAGTGCCCCCCTGCTCACTTCCCATCCCCAGGGCCGCACCACATCCTGTCCAGCTCAGCCGTGGATTCTTctttaccccacccccacctctccgcCTCTGCCGTGGTCTCCCACCAATCTACTCCAGAAGTCTTGGAAGACCCTTCTAGATCTCACATCCATACCCGGCCCTGCTTAAGATGCCTCGATGGCTCCGCACTGCCATCGGGGGACTGTCCAGCCAGCCAGTTCGAGGCCCCGAGGATCTGGGCCTCTTGCCCCGCCAGTGCCAACTCCTGCcacgctccctctccctcccccacggCCACACACATGCCCTGCGAAACTGGCCCCAGGTCCTCAGACGTGCTCCAAGTCAGGATACTTTCTGCACCTCAAAGGGCCAGCACCTGCTCCCAGAGGCTGGCTACagatccttcccctcccccgccactaAGAAGCCCAGCCCTCCCAGGCCGGAGGGAGGCAAGCCTTTCTTTGTACTCCACCGTGCCCAGCCCTGGCGCCCGGGCTCACATAGTTGGTGTAGATAAGGGTGGCGTATTTGCAGCGAAGGTCCTCCACCCCGTCATTTACCACGTCCACCAGAGCTGCCTCGCGCTGGTCCTTCCCGTATAGCCCTGGGGGAAAAGTCAGCCAAAGCATGACCGGGTGTCCGACATGCCACTGGCAGGCCATGTGGCTGCCTGTGGGCACAGCCGTGgagaaggaaggacggaaggccGGTCCTGACGCACGGTAGGCGCTCAGAACTCAGCAGGAGGCAGACCCAGGCTTGACTGGGGGCAAGTTAGATAACCTCCTCGTGCCTCTGTTTCCACCATCCCACAGGGCTCACCAGGCAGCTTGATTTAAACGGAAGAGGTTCAGAGGGGGGCAGCAAGGAGATGTGTGGGAACACTGGCTGATGCTtgcccccccccctgccctgccaccTGCAGCCTCAAGACTCACCAAGCGTGCGCCCCAGGTGTCGCAGGATAGCATTGGACTGGTACAGAGTGAGGTCTCCATCCTGGAACTTGGGGAGCTGCCCgtacagctgggggtggggggggcagcacAGCTCCGTCAGAGATGCGGAGCTtggctgccccccgcccctgcagcccagcccctggccccccTCTGGGCACGGCAGCCACTCACACAGGAGGCCTTGAGCGGGCCCTGCAGCCAGGTCTCCTTGGTCACCACCTCTTCCTTCCAGCTCTGGCCCTGGTCGGCCAGCAGCATGCGCATGGCCTCGCAgcgccctgggggaggggaggacagggtggggggaTGCGGGGAGACCCCAGCCTCAGAGCACCCTGGGGAGGGGCCGTGGAGGCGGGGACTCCGATGACGACCCCCCCCGGACACTAGGGAGGGGACGGGCCAAGGTGGAGAGAGCGGGGAGCgcaggggagcagggaaggaggcccCAGCTAGTACCCACatgatggaggggtggggtgggggtcttGGGGTGCTCCCCAGGTGGGCGAGGGGCGTGGGCTGCAGCCCCAACCTCTGCCTCCCCCGGCTGCCAGTCACAGGGCGCCTACCTCGGACCGGGAAGTAGACAATGGTGTAGGGCGGCACTGGAGCGGATGGAGAGAAGTCTGTTAGGGTCTGGGAGGAGGAGATTACGGACGGGAGAGAGCGCCAATCCGTCCTCCCTGGGGTCCCCTTGCCGGCTCTGGGCGCTCCGGGGACCGTGGGAGCAGGTCTCTGCGCTGGAGGCGccgagcccccccgcccccgccccggagAGCCAACCGCGCGCCGCTGGCGTCGTGGGTCCCCTGGATCCCCATCCCGGCGCGGGGGTGgcaaggggggcgggggtgcagggCCTTCCAGGAACTCTGGCCCGAAgctgaggcggggggggggggtccggcCTCCAGCCGGGAGCGCCCCGAGGCCTCTGGaagcgcccccccctcccccggaggCCCAAGCGGGGGACTCACTGGTTGCAGCGCGGACAGCGGCGGCTCAGGCGGCGATGGCGGCGGCGGAGCTCAGGCCCGGCCCGGCCTCCAGCCTTATAAGGGTTGTCCCGCCCATCCCCGTCCCGCTCCACCCCGATGCTGACTCACGGCGCCCCGGAAGCCCCGCTCCCGGTCCCGAGCCCCGCGGGTGCCCCCAGCCCACCGTCACACCGGCCGGAGGCCCTGCCAGCCCGCCCGCCGCCCCCTACAGGTGGCCCGAAGTTTGTGCTCAACAGCGGCCCGGCGCCGATGACTCCCGGCCAGCGCCAGCGCACCAGCGGCCAGATTCTTCCAGAGCCCTTCCCGTTTGCCCACCGCAGCTGCTTTCCCCGCTTGGTTCACAGACCTCAGAGGCACAAAGCCTGTGTcgaccagaaaaacaaaacaggcggttattttaccagcaaaatgggtttattcGGGAACAGCAGAGAAGCGTTACTCGGGACAAGCAAGCTATGGGAAAACCACAGGCAAGTCCAGGGAACAAAGGACAGGAACTCTACTTTTTAGAGACACAGGAGGGAGCGGAGAGGGGCTGCTTTGAAAGAAACTCTATTGGAAGAAAAGAGGGGGTGATGGTTTTTCATTGGCTGGGCtattggaggaggaggagaaaatggttATGTTCCTCCTgctggaagaataaaaaaaaaaaaaaaagagtcttccTGTGGGGTCTGCAACTGAGGAGGAGTGTTCTGGCAGAGAGGTCCCCCCCCTCCCCTATTTTACATGAGGTTTTCTTTATTCAGTCTCACAAAAGGGGGAACCCTTTTGATCAaaatctccttcctctccccactccaaAAGCATCCATGATCAAGAGTCCCGTTTTCCAAATTCAGTGGCTTTTTTGTCCCTTCCTGCCAGGAGGGACCCTTCCCGGGTGGCATGTCCCACATTGGAGGGAAAGTACACAGATGGGAAACCCCTGACGCCACATCTGTAACCAGGAGGGTAGAAGGGAGGACTCTCAGGCATTTCCTCTGTGGAGTCGAGTCTGTATCTTTTCAAAGTCGTTCAGGTTGGAGATCATCTCAGAGCATTGAATGGCATCACCTTATTGGGTACATCATTTCTACAATGATTTGACCTGCAATGGCTACAAAACTTAAAAGTGATGCTATGAAACATAAAACGTAATTAAAGGCAACATGACGATTCTAAATTGTATGATGGTTCTGAGTTGTGCCCCTAGACCTGAAGGTGATGACGGAGCTTGGGGCAATCTGAGGATAAAATACAggctggcacacacacacacacacacacacacacacacacacacacacaccctggcggaatatatgtgatattcctcggacactcctggctacccaagaacaaaggagaggggtttaagtgcttgccatggtaatgtgggaaactaaggcaaatgaaaaattaaattcccttactgcctacagcccattgacaagtccttgaaacctcCCTCTAGGACCTCAGTGGCCTCagtgatgacactttgctgggacAAGAGAAAACCTTAGCTTAACACTATCCGAACGTCCAGGATCctataagtcttttttttaaatctcagctgCCCCAatatatatgctggcaatcatactccaagcttatgcccccccaccccccacatagctaaagggtctcatgactgaggtcttattaaatggtaataaatggcgtttccctagcaacagctagcccctcaaggtcctggaaacctcgcttccaaaattccttagagacttattctatccctgaccccctcccaacctgaggggaTATAATCAGTTACCCAGCAGGACCCCAgcgcagctcttcctgcccctgggtcctatccccgtgctttaataaaatcacctttttgcaccaaagacatcttcaaggaCTCTCTGTTGGCCGTCAACTCTGGACCACCCTACCATCACCCCAATAAAGGGGAGACGGGACGGGAGGGCCAAAGGtagccaataaaaaaaaaaaaaggaccacgGAGAATCAGGTGCAATTTGCTGTAGCCCCAATTTTGTGCAATTGGGTTTCTACGTCCCCTGAGGCATGTACCTACATGCAGCCAGGAGATGCTGTTTGCTATCACACAGCTGCTTCATTGTTCGGCAAGGAGATAATCAAGGGCTATGCAATCGTCTTAGACAACGAGTTAAGTGCTCGTTAACCGGCTGCTCCTGTATTTGCTTCGGAATTGGCCTGCTCTCTTGACGTTAGGGAGAGATTTCCAATCACGTTCTCATTGGCACTTTCTCTAACCCTGGGGAGAAAAGTTGCCTGGGGAGGCAAACTCGGAATCCTGTCCGTCTCCTGGCAGCTCCTGTTCAAGGCAGCTGTGGAGAAGAAATGGCACAGATCAATGAGGGGTTTCTGATTTGTTacgaaaagaaaatagaatcgTAAACACGGCAAGAGCACGTTGTCCTTTTAGCCTCCAGCTGTCAAGACAAGGCGTTGCCCCAGGCCGGGCATCGTTGTCAGAAACCCCACATTTAGAGGAGTGGCCGGGGGGTGTGCATAAGGCTCCCTCACAAGCACCGTCTATGGACCCCTTGACCTGTATACAGAATTTGCACTCTTCAGCCAAGACTTCGATGCTGCATTATTACGTGTTAAAAGAGTACCTAGGTGTATGGGTGTGTCAGGAAGCTGACAAATGGCCCTATTTATATTGGCTGCCCCACAATAGATAGAGatggagatagatagatgatagatagctGGCAGACagacattatttatatatatttgagagatcTTGCTTTCCCATCCCAGGGGAGGGTTAAATTGAAGCAAGGAATGGGGTTTGGTGGGTTCAGTACTCTAACCTTATAAAAGGGACCTCAGGAACAATCTAGGCACACAGTGGAACTTGGGATTCTGGTGAATTCACTTAAAGAGTGAATTAAGGGATCGCTGTTGTCATAAACAGATTGAGGTTTCTGGGGACAAATCCGACGATCAGAGAGGTTTCCCCTTTTTGCAGTGGATTGGGAAATCAGATGGGAGTGTTATCTGTCTGGAGAAAACATAGTAAGACACAACAGTGAGACAGGGGCACACAGGCCTGGCCCACTCATCTTGGGAAAGCTGTCTCCACTGGATGTCGTCTGCTTTAGTTACTGGAAATCTTTACGTTCAGGTCACCAATCCATGTGCAGGTCCGACTGGGCCTTGgtgctttctttatttattaagtttatttatctgatttgaaaaagagagcacaagtgggagaggcgcagagagagaatcccaagtaggctccacactgtcagcactgagcatgatgtggggctcgaactcacgaaccacgagatcatgacccaagccaaagtcagccgcttaactgactgaggcacccaggcaccctggtgctTTCTTTAGATGTAACACGTGAATCAGGAGTCAATTCTCTGATGTTTGGAGACACTAGGGGTAGCTAACGGTACCTGGTAGGAGGCCTCCCAATGAAGTTGAAGAGAATCGTTGTGGACGTGTCTTTTCCGATAGAGGAAACAATCTCGGTGTTGCAAGGTGTGAGGGTGTGAGGGTTAATATCCTCATCTCCCTGGAGTGTGCTGTAAAAAGGTTGCtctacctggggcacctgggtggctcagttgattgggcatctgactttggcttgggtcatgatctcatggtctgtgggttcgagccccacatcgggctctgtgccgatggctctgaccctggagcctgcttcggattctgtgtgtctctctctctgtccttcccccactcacgctctgtctccctcaaataaatagatgttaaaaaaaaataagcaaataaaaaaaggtCGTTCTACCAAAGCATGATTGCTTTCAATAGAAGCAATTGGGCCTTTAGAATATTGACATATATCTCCTTTTACTAGCTGTGGATCAAAGGAGGCAGGGGCAAAGCACATCGGGCACCTTGTGACTACCTCAAAGGATGAAAGTCTATGAGTTCCAAAGGGGGCAGATCCAAGATTTAGAAGGACCAAGGGCAATGTTCTGGGCTAAGATATTTGAGGGGTCTCTATAAATTTTGCcagtgaggttttaaaaaatttttgttaatgtttacttatttttgagagagagaaagagagcataagtaggggaggggcagagagagagggaggcacagaatcggaatcaggctccaggctctgagctgtcagcacagagcccgatgtggggctcgaatccatgaacctcgagatcatgacctgagctgaagtcgggcgcgtaaccaactgagccacccaggcgccctctggtTGAGTCTTGATGATGCGTTAGTGTGTTGATTAGCCCTGAGGACTAAAGTTGATATTGCATGGTCAAAGTGTTGTAGAACTGCCTGAACAGCACAACCCTCTCCGGGCACCTGACCGGTGAAATAAGTTCCCTGACCATTGTGAAGCATGGGAGGGGTTCCCCAAGCAGGAAAAACCTTTTTGATAGGATTTTGGCAACAAAAGAGGCCTTAGCCTATCTACAAGGAAAACTTCAGTCCAGTGAGAAAACATGCAAACCATAACTGAAACGTATTTATATCCATGAGATGGGGCATTCTAGATAAAGTCCATCTGCCAAGCCTGGAAAGGTCCATTGGGCAATTTTAAATGCCCAGAGTTGGTATGGATGGCCATCCCAGGATTGTATTTTGGAAGGTGTGAGGTATGACAAGTGAGgcgagcattttttttttttttttggtgacctTATTAATACTTCCTTACCAGTGTTGGTTCAAACAGGCTATCATTTTATCAGTAGACCAACGATTTGAAGTATGTACTATGGTCAATAATGGGAATTTTGGAGTCTGGCAGGACTAGACTGTATTTGGCCCAGGCTATAGTCGTCTCTTCTTAACCAACAATGATTagattttcaatattgttttccCCTCTCTGGGGCCAATTCTTAGGCATCTCTTGTCAAATTTTTCTAGATCATCATTTGGAAGAACATCCCTTTGGACCATTACAGAGGTTTGGCTCTTGGTTTCCTTGAGCATTTTTGGTAGAAATATCAGCAAGATGGTTTCCTTTGGCCTCCAGGAAGTTGAGTCTGGCATGCACAGGAACCTTACTAACAGCCAGACTGGACACAAGCATGTGGCATCTAATCATAAATGGTGCTTActttggggtttgggggaggtCAGGATGCCATGAACCATCTCTAGATCTCAGTGTAGCCCCTGTTCCAAGATCAGGTGCCCTAAATATTGAACCTGGTTTTGAGCAAACTGCAATTTTCTTAGAGAGAGAATTTAATGTCCCTTTTGGCTTAAAGTTTTAGCAAGTGGACGCTGTCTTCCTTTGAAGAGGTTTGAGGAGAGCAGAGAAGTAAATTATGTACATATGGTAACAAAGTAGAGTGtacagaaaaccttttttttttttttaattagagagagagagaacagaaaacttTCTATCATCCAAAACAGCCTTTAAGTTgcgtggaggggcgcctgggtggctcagtgggttaagcgtccgacttcagctcaggtcacgatctcacagtccgtgagttcgagccccgcgtcgggctctgggccgatggcccagagcctggagcctgcttccgattctgtgtctccctctttctctgcccctcccccattcatgctctgtctctctctgtctcaaaaaaaaaaaagttgcgtGGAAAGTACGACCTTCTGTGAAACCCTGGGGCATTACTGTCCAGGTGTATTGTTCTCCTTCCCAAGTGAAGGCAAAAAGATCCTGGTTGGCCTTATCCACAGGGCTTCTGAAGCACGTGCTACGTAAATTGATCACAGTGAACAATTTGCTTTCAGTGGGGATGGAGGCCTCTAAAGTATGGGGATTGGAAACAGCAGGGTGCTGAGACAACATTATTGTTTATGGCTCGCAGGTCTTGGACAAACCTCCATCCTTGACCACTGGGGCTTCAGGTAAAACAGGGGTATGACAGGGACCAGTGCAGGGGATAGTGAGGCCCTGAGccttataatattttattatgggCCTGATGCCTTgaagggatttttctttttataggatTGATTCATTCTGGGGGAAGGTTTGAAGGATCTATTTGAATCTTAATGGGAGATACACGGTGGATTCTGTCAATATGAGTCGAAGACTTGACTGGTGGTAGAGGGTGGTGACTGATTAGTGTCCTTGGAGTTAGCTCGGTACCATCAGcaagaagcaaataaaatgtgttgaagggtcagggcacctgagtggctcaatcagttaagcgtctgactcttgattttagcttagatcatgagatcgagccccaagttgggctctgagctagcagcgtggagcctgcttgggattctctctgtgtctctctgtctctgtctctgtctctgtctctctgcctctcccctgtgctctccgcctctcaaaataaataaatacacatttaaaaaaatgatgttgaaGGGTCATTTGATTCACCCGTTCGGCTACTTTGATTGCTACTGTCAAATTCTAgaattgtttctccttttaagaGAAGGAAACTCCAGCCTGATACTTTTTTCCCAAGAAACCTCAGCCCAATGACTGAATCAGGGTGGAGGAACTAAGGAGAAAGGGGCAGATACCTCTTAGAGGATCGAAACAGAAGGGAATAGGTTTAGAGACAGAAATCTGTTGAGGTTTGTTAGAAACCCCCACtatataaatcattaaaaaaatttaagtttatttatttatttatttatttatttatttatttatttagagagattaACTGGATTCGGAGGGGACATGGTTTCCCATTCCATCTGGTCctttgaaagagaagagaatgatcCTGATTCGGCCTATTAACAAACAGAATTGAAAGCTACCCGAGTGGATTCGACCTCCAAAGGAAGACCAGAATTCTCCTTAAAAACAATCtgcagttggggcgcctgggtggctcagtcagttaagcgtctgactt from Panthera uncia isolate 11264 chromosome D1, Puncia_PCG_1.0, whole genome shotgun sequence harbors:
- the GSTP1 gene encoding glutathione S-transferase P, with amino-acid sequence MPPYTIVYFPVRGRCEAMRMLLADQGQSWKEEVVTKETWLQGPLKASCLYGQLPKFQDGDLTLYQSNAILRHLGRTLGLYGKDQREAALVDVVNDGVEDLRCKYATLIYTNYEAGKKEYVKALPEHLKPFETLLSQNQGGQAFIVGDQISFADYNLLDLLLIHQVLAPGCLDSLPLLSAYVARLSARPKLKAFLASPEHVNRPINGNGKQ